The following DNA comes from Epinephelus lanceolatus isolate andai-2023 chromosome 1, ASM4190304v1, whole genome shotgun sequence.
CCTCTGTTTTGCTTTCATTTAAGTTTAAAAAGTTTAGTGCCATCCAGGCCTTTAAGTCATTAAGCCACTTAAAAAGTGGTCCCAAGGAAggtgcatttttctttttaaggggCAAGTAAATCTGGCAGTCATCTGCATAGCAGTGGAAAGATATACCGTGTTTGCGTAAAATGGACCCCAGTGGGAGCAAATATAGAGAGAACAGAAGAGGGCCTAAGACCGAACTTTGTGGTACCCCACATGGGAGGGACGCACAAGAGGATGTGAAGTCACCATTGTTGACACTGAAGGTTCGGTCTGCTAAGTAGGATCGAAACCACTCCAGTGCTGAACCCCTAATACCCAACCAGTGTTCTAGACGAGATATTAAATTTTTGTGGTCCACTGTATCAAACGCAGCTGTTAAATCTAAAAGCACAAGAATGACATTGTCACCAGAGTCAGTAGCTAAAAATATGTCGTTAAAAACTCTCAGTTGGGCTGATTCTGTGCTGTGGAGATTTTTAAAACCAGATTGGAAGGTTTCAAGAATATTGTGCTTTTCCAGAAATGACATTAATTGACTATAAACTATTTTCTCAAggatttttgaaagaaatggcAGTTTAGAGATAGGCCTGAAGTTTGCAGGGATTCTGGGGTCCAGTGCTGGTTTCTTAATCAGAGGCTGGACCACTGCATGTTTAAACATTCTTGGGAAGACTGCAGAGTGCAGACTGCTGTTTATAACCGCAAGGTCAGACGGACCTACAGAGGGAAAGACCTCTTTAAAGAGTCGAGGAGGGACTGCGTCACTTGGGGACCCAGAAGGTTTCAGGTGGCCAACAATCTCTTGTAGGAGGGACATAGTAACAGGCTCGAACCCATCAAAAATAGCAGAGTAGGGGACCAAGATGGAGGGGTCATAGGCAGGAAATGTGATCGAAGCTCTGGATGAGGAAACTTTTTCAATGAAGAAATTTAAAAAGGTTTCACAAATAGCAGGAGATGGTTCAATGCCCGCAGTCTGCGGGGGATTAAGGACCGAGTCAATGATCTTAAATAATACTTGGGGCTTGTTATAATTTGAAAGAATAATATTTGAGAAGTGATTTCTTTTTGCATCTCTCACTGTTTTCTGGATACAACAGTgaacatttttgtagttatgtagttatgtgtatgtattaaacatggtgcaaaatattgtcagtcagcagcttcagtacaaaagaatctgtatcagacttctatcttaaaacaatacaGGTGGAACTGTAAAATTTGGAACTTGTAATGTGTTCTGTTGGCAGGGGGTGACTTAACCTTGTTTGAACCACTTTAGTTTAGTGTGATGATACCAGCATTACTACGTAGGGGtggaaatgtatgaaaaaatgCTTATGTAATGACAGAGAGTAgtacactgagacacactgttGAAACTGCACTTAATATTCTCAAGACATCTCAGGTtgttcatcatctgtttagTACATGgattgtaaatggatgttttcagTGTCTATACTTGTACTAAGAGAAAGGGAAAACTTTGGAAGTCTTTTTATTCATGGTTTTAGTGGTCCGACCCACTTGAGAACAACTTgggctgtactgtatgtggcccatgaactatgATGAGTTTGATACCCCTGGTCTACGACCAGATAAAAATAGCACCCTGTCAACTTTggttgatatatatatatactttattaattcaattttttcactcgttttgtcattaacacacaggtccgaaagacacacacatgcacaaacaggacctatacatgcacaaggTGGAGAGAtatcagagtgagggggctgccgtCAGGCATTAGGGgatttggtgccttgctcaagggcacctcggcagtgcccaggaggtgaactggcacctctctagccaccagtccacgctcattatttggtccggacggggactcgaacaggcaacCCTCGGGTTCCCAACcaaagtccctatggactgagctactgtcgCCTTCATGAAACTGAATAATTTGTAATGTATGGGTGATTGCATGTATTGTGGGAGAAAGAAACCAAGTCCAGTTACAGTCAAAGATGTGACACTGGAATGTTTTTTGCAGTGAGATCAATTCATGTATTCAAATGTATACATTCTTACACATGAGATAATTAATCATAAATGTAAGATAAAATAGAAGAACTGAAAGGAAGCCAATGATATTTAAATGCCACCCAGTAACATACAACacattataaataataataaaaagacacattatttaggatattttaaaaatcatttatttcaaAGTGAATTCATAAAACACaatacaaattatattaactctcacattttaaacttttatttgccatttgccattttacatacaaaactCTAATTTCAGCTAAAACAATAAGCAGCTTTTCAGTAAATGCCAATGTTTCAGCTCAAATCCCAAATATATTTCATCTCTCCAACACGAAATAACAGTCAATCTGTAAAACTCACAAACAAGTGTGAAAAACATCTACATTTTGAAATAGTTGCAAtgacaataattttaaaaatgtaatgactCAAAATGACTGCCTCTGTATGTCGACTTTGGTTTCCATTGAGCTCATTTGTTCCTTTTCATCAAGGCTTATGGCAGTCTTGAGCACTTCAACACTATCAAAGTCAGAGGGCATGTCAAAGAAAAGCTCATCATCAAAGCAGTCCTTGTCAGACGGGGATGCCATGAAGGGCAGCTTCATAACAGACCCAGTGAGTATCCCTCCAACTGCAGATGCTACGATGGTGGCAAAGATAGCTGCCACCTGGAAGAGAGCTTGCTCCTGCCCAGTACGACCCAAGCCCGGCTTCAGCCCGGGAATCAGCTGCTGCAGTTCCAGGAGCTTTGGATCTCCCTCAGGTGGAGCACGGTGGGAAAAGATCTGGTACATGCTGGGCCCGTAGGTTTCCTCAGTGGCTAGGAGGATGGCACAGATCCCTGCGGTGGATGATATGAGTCCAGTGAGCCCGTGGAGGTTGTGAATACCGCACTGGTCTTGGATCCTCATGTATTGGGCCAAAAAGGGGGTCAGGTACTTGTATCCCAAGAAACAGGCAGTGCAGCCCATGATGCCCAGCACGTATGCAGCAACAGGGGAAATCATCATGTCCACAGAAGCCCCAACAGTCACACCACCTGCCAGAGTCACATTCTGAATATCAGCCATTGTGATCTTGCCTCTCTTGTTGAACAGTGCAGAGAGCGCGAAGGCAGTGATAGTGGATGAACTTAGACCTATAAAAGTGTGGAGTATTGCTCTGTGCTGATCGTCACCCTTAAGGGTCAGGGCAGAGTTAAATGAAGGCCAGAACACCCAGAGGAACAAGGTTCCCATTACAGAGAGGATGTCAGAAACATAACTAGTGGTCTCTTTAGAATGTCCCTCATTCAGGCCTGGGCGGTACAGCACAAAAGTCACCCCAAGACCAAAGTAGCAGGCGAACAGGTGAATAAGAATACTGCCGCCTGCATCGTTGATCCTAATGTATTTCAATACAGCCCACTCTGTCACAGCAAAGATAGGGAGCTCCAGCAAAGCCATGACCAAAAGCTGAATAGGACTGGTCTTTCCAAGCACGGCCCCAAACGAGATGAGCACCACAGCACAGGCAAACTCTGCATTCACCAGGTTGATCACTCCCAGGTGAATTTTACCATCATAGTAAAACTGGAAGAAGCCTTGCATCAGGATCGCCCACTGGATCGAAAATGTAGCCGTAAGAAAGTTGAAGACCATCCCACCGAAGCCGTAGAATCGGAAGAAGGCCAGCAGGCAGCCGAAACCTAAGAAGATCATCACCTGCACATCAGCAAAGTAGGGATAGTCTCGATACATGGAGTTCTCCATCGGGTTGGTGgcattgttttgcattttagCGTCGGTATCGTTGTCATAAGTGACAAAAAGAGCATAAAGCACTATCATGACAACCTCCATCACCAGCACGAAGCCGGGCAGGCGTACCTTCAAACTTGTAGACACATTCATGATGATGCACAGCTCACAGTGACTCCCCCAGCTGCAGCAACGCCACTTTTATACCTCTGTTTTATCAGATAAGAGCAACTAATGGCACTGGAGCATAACCCCACTGATGACATGGCTTTTAACACTGCAGCACCCTGAGTGCAGATTGTACTTTAATCCCCCAGACTTCTCAAAATTACCTTCTCTCTTCCCCTCCTGTTACACATCACAGTCctagttaaagttaaagtggaaatagacaagtCTCCTACTTTAACTTGTCATCATGAGGTAAATGTTGTAATGgctataaaataatgaaatcatCTGTATTTAGATTGGTTCCTTATAAGCCTCGTTTTCACTATGCAATTCTGTCTGTCACCAGGTACGATCTCTCAGGAAAATGAAGGCTTGATTCATGGCACAAAGTACTGTGTCAACCTCTGCACAACCAAAACAGTAAGAGGATAGCCCATTTGCTTTCCCAAGTAGCTATCAGTAGCTATCCCCAGTGACTGAAGAATATCAATTAAAGTTCTTTACAGCCACTATCCCCAGTAGCAGAGATAGTGGGACATCAAaagtaactgtggaaactgTGGTTGTTGCTCAGCTCTGATGAAAGCAACAGTAGCAACAGTAGCATCAACAATTATAACCAGCGTTGGGCTCGTTACTCTAAGAATATCATGCATTACTAATtgctcttttcaaaagtaatataACTACTTTACTTAtcactccctgccaacagtaattcagCACACTACTCGTTACATTACTTTTCCGTTACACCTTTACAAATTTGGTAATTTTGTGCCTTTTCCCTCAAAATTCTGACTTCTcatgtgcctctgtgtgaatgtcagggtaactCTGGTAGACACAGCCAAGGCTAGATAGCttgtaaatgattttttacCTGGGGGTCTGTGACTGGTATTTTCCTAAAGATTAATGTGATttattgttgtatttcaagtcagtagtggGGTAATAACAAAAGTAACGTTCTTACGAGTTAtttggttttggggtaactgtaatattatcaCTGAAATTTTACAGTACTAagttacactacttgttactggaaaaagtaatatcCAATAAGATATTAAAGGGAGtgtacccacttcctcctctgtgacTAGTGACCACCCATCTACCTAGTACTGCACCCACCTAATCAACAACCACTACCACCGATAATACCACTTGCTGACAGTAGATAGATTAGCAAAGGTCTtgtaaaacaagataaaatgacAGAACAAATCCACAATAAAGGCTGAATTCTGacagtaaatgaaaaaaaaaggtttgttgTATTTACTTAAAAATGTTATGCCAAGTGGTTCCACGTAACTTTGTTAATATAACATAACATTGACATGACATTTTTAAGTAAATAcaacaaagctttttttttttttgagtgtgcTGTGTCACTTAGCAGTTGTTAAATTTGAGTTTAATTTACACTTGGCCTACCTTGGGTTTTCTCATGTTATAGCTGTAGATGGTAAAAAATAATAGATGCAGCTACTGTGATATCACCAAGTGGTTTGTGGCTGTCCCCATCTTAGGTTTTTAGAACTAAAAGTggccatatttgggtgagaagaggctggcactgtggaggagcaatGGGTGGATTTGACTGAGAGAGGTGCAGTGGACGCTATGGGCACTGGTGCCCTTAATTATATGTAACTGTAAGACTTAACTAAATGACATTGGTAATTTTAGCACAGGTGTCTCTGGgaattgactggcttctggagccagcctcaagtggccattcaaggaactgcagtttttgtcacTTTCGTGTTGGTGTTTCAACCCTGGAGGTCGATTTTTTGTATATGAAATTTAATGAGCAATGCCTACAACACTATTATTGCCATGTTGcttaaatgataataatgcaCCAAACTAAATTTAGATTTTGTAGCTTTACCTGTCTGTAATATCACGGTCACATGCATGTTCACTCTCCGAAGCGATGGTGgcagcagagacacaaacagagagagaagaagaaacaacacGGCGACGAAGAAGAGACCGACGAAAAGACCGACTCCCATGATGCACCGCACTGCCAACGTATGCAAACAGGAACATGGCTACCGGTGTTTAACATCAGCAGTCTATCGTTATATTTCCCTTCTGTGGGCCTGACACAGTGTGTGACAATATAAACTCTGCTGAGCCTCCGCCACAGAAGAAAAGCCTCCGTAGAGTTTCCCGGCGGAGCCAGCAGACCCTCCGAAAACAGCGTCTTCGTTGTTCATCAATCACAGACAGGTAACGGTTCGGTTGGCTCGGTggggagctaacgttagcatctcCGATAGTTACCATATAAATCAAGTTAAATATCACATTTTAGTGTAATGTCCGTGTGGGAATAAGCTTTAAATGATAACCTGAAGTCAGACATACTCAAGTCATCACAACATTTAGACGTGTCTGGTCAAATACACATGGAGCCCTGTGACTGACATCGGTAGTGAATGCTACGAGTCGAGAAGCGTTGACACGACTGCAGTTCTGTGTGGAGACCTTCAATAGTTTCAACATTACTGATTGAATTTCCTCAAGAAACACAAGTCATCATGACCTGAAGGATATTTGCGACATTATGTGTAGTTAATAAATGTATAGTAATGGCTATTTGCCTTTAGGCCTCGCTTCAAGTGAATCTTGATATTAAAATCTGATAAGCTTAACTAGCAGCATCGCTTTTTCTGACTGTTGTTATTAAGAATATCCATCAAAATCTATCCTGTTGCTCCCAGTAATCCCAAAATTGCCAGTGCTTGGTTGAGACGAGTGACATTTCCTCTGCTCAGTGAAGCAATGTTGGTTTGAGG
Coding sequences within:
- the rh50 gene encoding rh50-like protein, producing MNVSTSLKVRLPGFVLVMEVVMIVLYALFVTYDNDTDAKMQNNATNPMENSMYRDYPYFADVQVMIFLGFGCLLAFFRFYGFGGMVFNFLTATFSIQWAILMQGFFQFYYDGKIHLGVINLVNAEFACAVVLISFGAVLGKTSPIQLLVMALLELPIFAVTEWAVLKYIRINDAGGSILIHLFACYFGLGVTFVLYRPGLNEGHSKETTSYVSDILSVMGTLFLWVFWPSFNSALTLKGDDQHRAILHTFIGLSSSTITAFALSALFNKRGKITMADIQNVTLAGGVTVGASVDMMISPVAAYVLGIMGCTACFLGYKYLTPFLAQYMRIQDQCGIHNLHGLTGLISSTAGICAILLATEETYGPSMYQIFSHRAPPEGDPKLLELQQLIPGLKPGLGRTGQEQALFQVAAIFATIVASAVGGILTGSVMKLPFMASPSDKDCFDDELFFDMPSDFDSVEVLKTAISLDEKEQMSSMETKVDIQRQSF